Proteins from a single region of Dyadobacter fanqingshengii:
- a CDS encoding EVE domain-containing protein: MNHWLVKSEPNTYSWDHLVKEKEGMWDGVRNFAARNNLMAMKKGDLVLFYHSNEGKEVVGLAKVSKEHYPDPTIDTGDWVVVNVVPVEHFPKTVTLAQIKKHDILKNMELVRLSRLSVVPVKREEFDIIVALAHES; encoded by the coding sequence ATGAACCACTGGCTTGTAAAAAGTGAACCGAATACATATTCCTGGGATCATCTCGTAAAGGAAAAAGAAGGCATGTGGGATGGCGTACGAAATTTTGCTGCCCGCAACAATCTCATGGCCATGAAAAAAGGAGATCTGGTTCTCTTTTATCATAGTAACGAGGGCAAAGAGGTTGTAGGTTTGGCAAAAGTTTCGAAAGAACATTATCCCGATCCAACCATTGATACGGGTGATTGGGTCGTTGTGAATGTAGTTCCGGTGGAACACTTTCCGAAAACCGTCACGCTGGCCCAGATCAAGAAACATGATATCCTTAAAAATATGGAACTTGTACGCTTGTCCCGGTTATCTGTCGTGCCGGTTAAGCGTGAGGAATTCGACATTATTGTTGCATTGGCACATGAATCTTAA
- a CDS encoding class I SAM-dependent methyltransferase, with the protein MILLAPEQHTDYELIDTGGFEKLERFGPYILSRPEPQAIWDKSLSEAEWEKRSNAVFKRDKNSQEKGQWIAKDGMPDKWVFQYRTNALHLRSKLALSSFKHVGVFPEQATNWDYIAKTLKQIPETKPSVLNLFAYTGIASLAAKASGADVTHVDSVKQVISWSRENMELSGLDNIRWVVEDALKFVQREVRRGNQYNGIILDPPAYGRGPDGEKWLLEESLNEILKLCALLLKKENFFFIINLYSLGFSALIVENLIKAHFGTQIHHEFGELFIPDSFGKNLPLGVFSRFSDQNV; encoded by the coding sequence ATGATTTTATTGGCTCCTGAGCAACATACAGATTACGAATTAATTGACACCGGCGGCTTTGAAAAGCTGGAACGATTTGGTCCATATATTTTGTCACGTCCTGAACCACAGGCAATTTGGGACAAAAGCCTTTCGGAAGCAGAATGGGAAAAGCGTTCCAATGCTGTTTTCAAGAGAGATAAAAATTCGCAGGAAAAAGGGCAGTGGATCGCCAAGGACGGCATGCCTGATAAATGGGTTTTTCAATACAGGACTAATGCGCTGCATTTGCGTTCTAAACTGGCGTTGTCTTCTTTCAAGCACGTAGGCGTGTTTCCTGAGCAGGCTACAAACTGGGATTACATTGCTAAAACGTTGAAACAGATTCCTGAAACCAAGCCTTCGGTTTTGAATCTTTTTGCTTACACGGGCATTGCATCATTAGCCGCTAAGGCTTCGGGCGCGGACGTTACGCATGTGGATTCGGTAAAGCAGGTGATCAGCTGGTCACGGGAAAACATGGAACTGAGCGGGCTGGACAACATTCGCTGGGTTGTGGAAGATGCATTGAAATTTGTACAAAGAGAAGTGCGCCGCGGCAATCAATATAACGGCATTATCCTCGATCCACCTGCTTATGGCCGTGGCCCGGATGGGGAAAAATGGCTTTTGGAGGAAAGTCTGAACGAAATTCTTAAGCTTTGCGCTTTACTTTTGAAGAAGGAAAATTTCTTCTTCATTATCAATTTATATTCTTTGGGTTTCTCAGCGCTGATCGTGGAAAATTTGATCAAAGCGCATTTCGGAACGCAGATCCACCATGAGTTTGGTGAGCTTTTTATTCCGGATTCCTTTGGCAAAAATCTTCCCCTGGGCGTTTTTTCAAGATTTTCAGACCAGAATGTCTAA
- a CDS encoding tetratricopeptide repeat protein: MSKIFERIFLFICIVLAGLNQSCQSDARNSTRIPPVVKKSHAQWQSDALLSLTELINRGIDSDQNYFKRARIYFEREQYSEALEDINESIYEQENESEYFLLRGKINRELGEIDKALEDAQRAEALQQSSPELYVLLADVLQAKGRFREAVNYLNQAMKMAPYDGSAYYVKGMLQARQGDSLASISSFEYAMNVNPKLLRAYEQSIIILRKLKNPAEALTINERAIKRFPNVPSLYFERGEIFNVMAKPDTALINYQKAVALKPAYEDALMRIATVSTQLKEYYKAIRALEALLKIKPKSKDINNMLGYAYEKAGDYTKAVDYYTTALVLSPGDQSARNGLYRIRKEEDASIYSNYDPNASASSGYKLLDTSRVKINVIRPRGTTNIRVDSSRKAKIE, encoded by the coding sequence ATGTCTAAAATTTTCGAGCGTATATTCCTTTTTATTTGCATTGTTCTGGCTGGCTTAAACCAATCCTGCCAGAGCGATGCCAGAAATTCCACGCGCATCCCGCCCGTTGTGAAAAAATCGCACGCGCAGTGGCAAAGTGATGCGCTGTTGTCGCTCACCGAGCTCATCAACCGCGGCATTGATTCGGACCAGAATTATTTCAAACGGGCGCGCATCTATTTTGAAAGGGAGCAATATTCGGAAGCGCTGGAAGATATCAACGAATCCATTTACGAACAGGAGAACGAGAGTGAATATTTCCTGTTGCGCGGAAAAATCAACCGGGAGCTCGGTGAAATCGATAAAGCCTTAGAAGATGCGCAACGCGCAGAAGCATTGCAGCAAAGCAGTCCGGAGTTATATGTGTTGCTCGCCGACGTCCTGCAAGCCAAGGGGCGTTTCAGGGAAGCCGTTAATTATTTGAACCAAGCCATGAAAATGGCGCCTTACGATGGTTCCGCTTATTATGTGAAAGGCATGCTGCAAGCACGCCAGGGCGATTCGCTGGCGAGTATTTCGAGTTTTGAATATGCCATGAATGTCAACCCGAAACTGTTGCGGGCTTACGAGCAGAGCATTATTATATTAAGGAAACTCAAAAACCCTGCTGAGGCGCTGACCATTAACGAAAGGGCCATCAAGCGGTTCCCAAATGTGCCCAGCCTTTATTTTGAGCGGGGAGAAATTTTCAATGTGATGGCCAAACCGGACACCGCATTGATTAATTACCAAAAAGCCGTCGCACTGAAACCTGCCTACGAGGACGCGCTCATGCGTATTGCGACGGTTAGCACACAGTTGAAAGAATATTATAAAGCGATCCGGGCTTTGGAGGCGCTTTTGAAAATAAAACCAAAGTCCAAAGACATTAACAATATGCTGGGTTATGCCTACGAAAAAGCAGGCGATTACACCAAAGCGGTTGACTATTACACCACGGCGTTGGTGCTTAGCCCGGGCGATCAGAGTGCCCGAAACGGCCTTTACCGGATCAGAAAAGAGGAAGATGCAAGCATTTATTCCAATTATGATCCCAATGCAAGCGCGAGCTCCGGCTACAAGCTGCTCGACACATCCAGGGTGAAAATTAACGTTATACGGCCGAGAGGAACTACAAATATCCGTGTGGACTCGTCTCGAAAAGCTAAAATTGAATAG
- the thrS gene encoding threonine--tRNA ligase codes for MEDASQVKITLPDGSERFYPKGITAMGIALSISEGLARNVIAVKVNSEVWDPTREITQDSLVKLLTWNDEDGKSTFWHSSAHLLAEALEALYPGVKFGTGPSIEKGFYYDVDLGDKSISQDDFPKIEAKMLELARQKNEYVRKPISKADALELFTKKGDEYKLELIDGLEDGSITLYEQGGFTDLCRGPHIPNTGFIKAVKLTNIAGAYWRNKQENKMLTRIYGITFPKQKELEEYVTLMEEAKKRDHRKLGKELELFAFSEKVGQGLPLWLPKGAMLRERLQSFLSKAQSRAGYLPVITPNIGSKELYVTSGHWEKYGKDSFQPIKTPNPGEEYLLKPMNCPHHCEIYKTSPRSYKDLPLRFSEFGTVYRYEQSGELHGLTRVRGFTQDDAHIFCRPDQVKEEFVRVIDLVLYVFKSLGFEDYSAQISLRDPNDKVKYIGKDEDWERAESAIVEAAQERGLSTVTELGEAAFYGPKLDFMVRDALGRKWQLGTIQVDYQMPKRFGLEYTGSDNQKHQPVMIHRAPFGSMERFIAILIENTAGQFPLWLSPDQIAILPISEKFADYAEEVFFKLQDHDIRGFVDHRDEKIGRKIRDAEVTKVPFMLIVGEKEAAEGKLSVRRKGEGDLGSMTVEEFVSFFKKEAAII; via the coding sequence ATGGAAGACGCGTCTCAAGTAAAAATTACCCTGCCCGACGGAAGTGAACGGTTTTACCCAAAAGGTATTACGGCCATGGGCATTGCGCTTAGTATCAGTGAAGGCTTGGCGCGAAATGTGATAGCTGTCAAAGTGAACAGTGAAGTTTGGGACCCTACGCGTGAGATCACGCAGGATTCCCTGGTAAAATTGCTGACGTGGAATGATGAAGATGGAAAATCAACTTTCTGGCACTCTTCTGCTCACTTATTGGCCGAGGCATTGGAAGCATTGTATCCGGGCGTAAAATTCGGAACGGGACCTTCGATTGAAAAGGGCTTTTACTATGACGTCGATTTGGGCGACAAATCCATCTCACAAGATGATTTTCCAAAGATCGAAGCGAAGATGCTTGAACTGGCACGTCAGAAAAATGAATATGTCAGAAAGCCGATCAGCAAGGCTGATGCTTTGGAATTGTTTACCAAAAAAGGTGACGAATACAAACTGGAACTGATTGATGGCCTGGAAGATGGCTCCATCACTTTATATGAGCAAGGCGGCTTTACCGACCTTTGCCGCGGCCCGCACATTCCTAACACGGGCTTCATCAAAGCAGTTAAGCTGACCAACATTGCTGGCGCCTATTGGCGTAACAAGCAGGAAAACAAAATGTTAACCCGGATTTACGGGATTACTTTTCCAAAACAAAAAGAACTGGAAGAGTATGTAACATTAATGGAAGAAGCGAAAAAACGCGACCACAGAAAACTGGGTAAAGAGCTTGAATTGTTCGCATTCTCGGAAAAAGTAGGTCAGGGACTTCCATTATGGCTGCCGAAAGGTGCTATGCTACGTGAGCGTCTGCAATCGTTTTTAAGCAAAGCGCAATCGCGCGCGGGTTATTTGCCCGTGATCACGCCTAACATTGGTAGCAAAGAGCTCTACGTTACTTCCGGTCACTGGGAAAAGTATGGTAAAGATTCTTTCCAACCGATCAAGACGCCGAACCCAGGTGAAGAATATTTACTGAAACCAATGAACTGCCCGCATCACTGCGAAATTTATAAAACCTCTCCCCGCTCCTACAAAGACCTGCCATTGCGGTTTTCGGAGTTTGGAACGGTTTACAGATATGAGCAGAGCGGCGAGCTGCACGGGCTTACACGTGTTCGCGGATTTACGCAGGATGACGCACACATTTTCTGCCGTCCGGATCAGGTTAAGGAAGAGTTTGTCCGCGTGATTGACCTTGTATTATATGTTTTCAAATCACTGGGTTTTGAAGATTACAGCGCACAAATTTCGCTTCGTGATCCAAATGACAAGGTGAAATATATAGGAAAAGACGAAGATTGGGAAAGAGCTGAAAGTGCGATCGTTGAAGCTGCTCAGGAACGTGGATTGAGCACGGTCACCGAATTAGGCGAAGCAGCTTTCTACGGCCCGAAACTGGATTTCATGGTCCGTGACGCATTGGGCAGAAAATGGCAGCTCGGTACGATCCAGGTGGATTACCAGATGCCGAAACGCTTCGGACTGGAATATACAGGATCCGACAACCAGAAGCATCAGCCCGTAATGATCCACCGCGCACCATTCGGTTCGATGGAAAGATTCATTGCCATCCTGATCGAAAACACCGCCGGACAGTTCCCATTGTGGCTTTCGCCCGATCAAATCGCGATTTTGCCGATTTCTGAGAAGTTTGCCGATTATGCGGAAGAAGTATTTTTCAAATTGCAGGATCACGACATTCGCGGCTTTGTAGACCACCGGGATGAGAAGATTGGCCGCAAGATCCGCGACGCGGAAGTTACCAAGGTTCCTTTCATGCTGATTGTCGGTGAGAAAGAGGCCGCAGAAGGCAAACTGTCAGTGCGCAGGAAGGGCGAAGGTGACTTGGGAAGTATGACAGTGGAGGAATTTGTCAGCTTTTTCAAGAAAGAAGCTGCCATTATTTGA
- the infC gene encoding translation initiation factor IF-3, giving the protein MALRPPSGRLRVPEEPYKINERITAKEVRLVGENIEPGIVDINTARALAKAQSLDLVEIAPTAVPPVCKVVDYSKFKYEQKKKQKEIKAKAMKVVIKEIRFGPNTDDHDFDFKLKHAINFLKEGSKVKAYVHFVGRTIVFKERGVNLLNKFSEALTDYGKLEMEPKLEGKRMTIILAPAPAKK; this is encoded by the coding sequence ATGGCATTAAGACCCCCGAGTGGACGGTTAAGAGTTCCCGAAGAACCTTATAAAATAAACGAACGAATTACAGCAAAAGAAGTGCGTCTGGTTGGAGAGAATATTGAACCAGGCATAGTTGATATCAATACTGCCCGCGCGCTTGCGAAGGCACAAAGCCTTGATTTAGTTGAAATTGCGCCAACAGCGGTTCCGCCTGTTTGCAAGGTGGTAGACTATTCGAAGTTCAAATACGAGCAGAAGAAAAAGCAGAAAGAAATCAAGGCTAAGGCAATGAAAGTTGTCATTAAAGAGATCCGTTTCGGACCGAATACCGATGATCACGATTTTGATTTTAAATTAAAGCATGCGATAAATTTCCTTAAAGAAGGTTCGAAAGTGAAAGCTTACGTGCATTTCGTTGGACGTACCATTGTTTTCAAAGAGAGAGGGGTAAACTTGCTGAATAAGTTTTCAGAAGCCCTTACAGACTATGGTAAGCTTGAAATGGAGCCGAAACTGGAAGGAAAAAGGATGACGATCATTCTCGCGCCTGCACCAGCTAAAAAATAA
- the rpmI gene encoding 50S ribosomal protein L35: protein MPKMKSNSGAKKRFALTGTGKIKRKHAFHSHILTKKSNKRKRGLVKTGLIDVSNVKQVMAMLAK from the coding sequence ATGCCTAAAATGAAAAGCAATTCCGGTGCTAAAAAGCGTTTCGCGCTGACCGGCACTGGCAAAATCAAACGCAAACACGCGTTTCACAGCCACATCCTGACAAAGAAATCAAACAAGCGTAAGCGTGGTTTGGTTAAAACTGGTCTTATAGATGTGTCTAATGTTAAGCAGGTGATGGCTATGCTCGCGAAATAA
- the rplT gene encoding 50S ribosomal protein L20: MPRSVNHVASRARRKKVLKLAKGYFGRRKNVWTVAKNAVERGLAYAYKGRKQKKRNFRALWIQRINAGARLHGLSYSAFIGKLSASGIELNRKVLADLAMNHPEAFKAIVDQVK, from the coding sequence ATGCCACGTTCAGTAAATCACGTTGCGTCACGTGCAAGACGTAAAAAAGTATTAAAACTTGCGAAAGGCTATTTCGGCCGTCGTAAAAATGTATGGACAGTAGCTAAAAACGCAGTAGAGCGCGGTTTGGCATACGCATACAAAGGTCGTAAGCAAAAGAAGCGTAATTTCCGTGCATTGTGGATCCAGCGTATCAACGCAGGAGCCCGTCTTCACGGTTTATCATATTCTGCTTTCATCGGCAAGCTTAGCGCTAGCGGCATTGAGCTAAACCGTAAAGTTCTCGCTGATTTGGCGATGAATCATCCGGAAGCATTCAAAGCGATCGTTGATCAGGTAAAATAA
- a CDS encoding phosphocholine-specific phospholipase C: MESRREFIKKATMLTGAAGMFSALPPSIQRALAIDPKKGSTYLDAEHVVILMQENRSFDHCYGSLRGVRGFNDPRAITLPNKNLVWLQTNAFGETFAPFRLNMRESNATWMGSLPHSWPNQVDARNGGKYDKWLIAKQPGHKDYAKMPLTQGFYNREDIPFYYALADAFTVCDQNFCSSLTGTTPNRLYLWSGTVREKPSPEHYANIRNENVSDDAEASWTTFPERLEDNGVSWRIYQNELSINTGLTGEEDSWLANFTDNPIEWFSQYEIRYHTGYQKYQKTRLGALPAEIKETEAKLTKAVKGKEATDLEKSLNLKQKELVFAQEELKRWTPENYEKLSQRTKNIHQKAFTTNKNDPDYRKVTTVKYLDGDIEHEAKAPQGDVLHQFRSDVKSGNLPTVSWLVAPENFSDHPTSPWYGAWYVSEVLDILTADPEVWKKTIFILCYDENDGYFDHVPPFVVPNPYKEDSGAVSEGIDCKTEFVTMQQDMTKKEKKECRESPIGLGFRVPLVVASPWNRGGNVCSEVFDHTSILQFLEKFTSHKSGKKIEESNISAWRRTICGDLTSTFAPYDGEKIPLPTFLARNEFMEGIYNAQFKKLPSAYKALSKAEIDEINKNPLASSLMPKQEKGTRPSCPIPYELAAEGKFNTAKNAFEIELEAKNGIFRDKAAGAPFMIYAPGKYKNEEVKVWNYAVKAGDALTGSWKPEDFEGGKYHLRVYGPNGFFREFQGTKASGNVKVGFLYELDKNNKPTGNIQLKMEADQLASKSTFVILDNAYGANNQLITFGDDQASAGFEKTLILNLDKSFQWYDFSVLLEEQPDFLVRLAGHVETGRISTSDPLMGELS, from the coding sequence ATGGAATCCAGAAGGGAGTTTATAAAAAAAGCCACCATGCTCACCGGCGCAGCCGGCATGTTTAGTGCGCTGCCGCCTTCCATTCAAAGGGCGCTTGCCATTGATCCCAAAAAAGGAAGCACTTACCTCGACGCCGAACACGTGGTGATCCTGATGCAGGAAAACCGTTCGTTTGACCATTGCTATGGCTCGCTTCGTGGTGTGCGGGGCTTTAACGATCCCAGGGCTATCACTTTGCCCAATAAAAATCTCGTCTGGCTGCAAACCAATGCATTTGGCGAAACGTTCGCCCCATTCCGTTTGAATATGAGGGAATCGAATGCGACCTGGATGGGTTCATTGCCGCATTCCTGGCCGAACCAGGTCGATGCGCGTAACGGCGGAAAATATGATAAATGGCTCATTGCGAAACAGCCCGGCCATAAAGATTATGCTAAAATGCCTTTGACCCAGGGCTTTTACAATCGCGAAGACATTCCTTTTTACTATGCGTTAGCCGATGCTTTTACAGTTTGTGATCAGAATTTCTGTTCTTCACTTACCGGCACGACGCCTAACAGACTTTATCTCTGGTCCGGAACGGTTCGCGAAAAACCAAGCCCTGAACATTATGCTAACATTCGAAATGAGAATGTTTCTGACGATGCAGAAGCGTCATGGACAACATTCCCTGAGCGCTTGGAAGACAATGGCGTTTCATGGAGAATTTATCAAAATGAGCTCAGCATTAACACCGGTTTAACGGGTGAGGAAGATTCCTGGCTTGCCAACTTTACGGACAATCCGATTGAATGGTTCAGCCAGTATGAAATCCGTTATCACACGGGTTATCAGAAATATCAAAAGACAAGATTAGGTGCATTGCCAGCGGAAATCAAAGAGACGGAAGCGAAACTGACAAAGGCTGTAAAAGGAAAGGAAGCGACTGATCTTGAAAAGTCGTTGAATTTAAAGCAAAAAGAGCTTGTATTTGCCCAGGAAGAATTGAAAAGATGGACGCCGGAAAACTACGAAAAGCTCTCGCAGCGCACAAAAAACATTCATCAAAAAGCATTTACAACCAATAAAAATGACCCCGATTATCGCAAGGTAACCACGGTAAAATATCTCGACGGCGACATTGAACATGAAGCGAAAGCGCCGCAGGGCGATGTTTTACACCAATTTCGCAGCGATGTAAAAAGTGGCAATCTTCCCACGGTTTCCTGGCTTGTGGCTCCCGAAAATTTTTCAGATCATCCGACTTCGCCCTGGTACGGTGCATGGTATGTGTCCGAAGTATTGGACATTCTTACGGCTGACCCGGAAGTTTGGAAGAAAACCATTTTCATCCTTTGCTACGATGAGAATGACGGCTATTTCGATCACGTCCCGCCATTTGTAGTGCCCAATCCATATAAAGAAGACAGCGGCGCTGTTTCAGAAGGCATCGATTGCAAAACCGAATTTGTAACGATGCAGCAGGATATGACCAAAAAAGAAAAAAAGGAGTGCAGGGAAAGCCCTATCGGACTTGGCTTCCGTGTTCCGCTGGTCGTTGCTTCTCCATGGAACCGCGGCGGCAATGTATGCTCGGAGGTTTTTGACCATACTTCCATTTTGCAGTTTTTGGAAAAATTCACAAGCCATAAATCAGGCAAGAAGATTGAGGAAAGCAACATTAGTGCCTGGCGGAGGACCATTTGCGGTGACCTTACTTCCACCTTCGCTCCTTACGATGGCGAAAAAATTCCATTGCCAACATTCCTGGCGCGCAACGAATTCATGGAAGGCATTTATAACGCTCAGTTCAAAAAGCTTCCCAGCGCCTATAAAGCTTTGTCCAAAGCTGAAATTGATGAAATTAATAAAAACCCTTTGGCCTCTTCATTGATGCCGAAGCAGGAAAAAGGAACGCGTCCCTCCTGCCCGATTCCTTACGAGTTAGCGGCCGAAGGCAAGTTTAATACTGCCAAAAATGCATTTGAGATCGAGCTCGAAGCCAAAAATGGCATATTCCGCGACAAGGCTGCCGGTGCCCCATTCATGATTTACGCGCCTGGGAAATACAAAAATGAAGAGGTTAAGGTCTGGAATTATGCTGTAAAAGCAGGCGATGCACTCACCGGATCGTGGAAACCGGAAGATTTTGAAGGTGGAAAATATCATTTACGGGTTTATGGGCCTAATGGCTTTTTCCGGGAATTCCAGGGTACGAAGGCGTCTGGTAATGTGAAGGTTGGTTTTCTTTATGAGCTGGATAAAAATAATAAACCAACCGGCAACATTCAGCTAAAAATGGAGGCTGATCAACTCGCTTCAAAAAGCACCTTTGTGATCCTGGATAATGCATATGGTGCTAACAATCAGCTCATAACATTTGGTGACGACCAAGCGTCCGCAGGTTTTGAAAAAACATTGATCTTAAATCTTGATAAAAGCTTCCAATGGTATGACTTCTCCGTCCTGCTGGAAGAGCAGCCCGACTTCCTGGTGCGCCTTGCCGGGCATGTTGAAACGGGTCGCATAAGCACAAGTGACCCGCTTATGGGCGAGTTGTCTTAA
- the dnaK gene encoding molecular chaperone DnaK, protein MGKIIGIDLGTTNSCVAVMEGNEPVVIANSEGARTTPSVVAFMDNGERKIGAPAKRQAITNPKHTISSIKRFMGKKYDDVTSEQKTVAYTVDKGPNNTPRIPIGDRLYTPQEVSAFILQKMRQTAEDYLGQEVTEAVITVPAYFNDAERQATKEAGQIAGLDVKRIINEPTAAALAYGLDKQHLDMKIAVFDLGGGTFDVSILELGDGVFEVKSTDGDTHLGGDDFDQVIINWLADEFQKDEAVDLRRDPMALQRLKEAAEKAKVELSSSTQTEINLPYIFPVDGIPKHLVRTLTRAKFEQLADTLFQRMMEPCKKAMKNAGYTNNDINEVILVGGSTRIPRVQEEVEKFFGRKPSKGVNPDEAVAIGAAIQGGVLTGEVKDVLLLDVIPLSLGIETLGGVFTKLIDANTTIPSKKTETFSTAADNQPSVEIHVLQGERPMATQNRTLGRFHLSDIPPAQRGTPQIEVTFDVDANGILHVSAKDKGTNKEQKIRIEASSGLTDAEITRMREEAKANEAADKAEREKIEKINAADSLIFSTDKQLKEFGDKLSAGNKTAIEGALAELRTAHQSQDLAGIDTAMEKLNGAWQAASQEMYAQGGAEGQPADAQPGGPTGNPGAANNGNPTDDVTDVNFEEVK, encoded by the coding sequence ATGGGAAAAATTATTGGCATAGACTTAGGAACAACGAACTCCTGTGTGGCTGTCATGGAGGGTAACGAGCCGGTTGTAATTGCAAACAGCGAAGGTGCCCGCACAACCCCGTCAGTGGTTGCATTCATGGATAATGGTGAACGCAAAATCGGTGCACCAGCCAAACGCCAGGCGATCACGAATCCCAAGCATACTATCAGCTCCATAAAAAGATTCATGGGCAAAAAATACGATGACGTAACCAGCGAACAAAAAACAGTTGCGTACACCGTTGATAAAGGTCCAAACAACACACCTCGTATCCCCATCGGAGACAGGTTATATACTCCACAAGAAGTATCTGCATTCATTTTGCAGAAAATGAGACAAACTGCTGAGGACTATCTGGGTCAGGAAGTGACCGAAGCGGTTATTACCGTTCCTGCTTACTTCAATGATGCAGAACGTCAGGCTACTAAAGAAGCGGGTCAGATTGCGGGTCTTGATGTGAAACGTATCATCAACGAACCTACTGCTGCTGCGCTTGCATACGGTCTGGACAAGCAACACCTTGATATGAAAATCGCTGTGTTTGACTTGGGTGGTGGTACTTTTGACGTTTCGATCCTTGAATTGGGTGATGGCGTTTTCGAAGTAAAATCTACGGATGGTGATACCCACCTTGGTGGTGACGACTTTGACCAGGTAATCATTAACTGGCTTGCAGACGAATTCCAAAAAGACGAAGCTGTGGATTTAAGAAGAGATCCGATGGCATTGCAACGTCTGAAAGAAGCTGCGGAAAAAGCAAAAGTGGAATTGTCAAGCTCAACACAAACTGAGATCAACCTGCCTTATATTTTCCCGGTTGATGGCATTCCAAAACACCTTGTTCGCACATTAACCCGTGCGAAATTCGAGCAACTTGCGGATACATTGTTCCAAAGAATGATGGAGCCTTGCAAGAAAGCGATGAAAAACGCAGGTTATACAAATAACGATATCAACGAAGTGATCTTGGTTGGTGGATCTACACGTATCCCTCGTGTGCAGGAGGAAGTGGAGAAATTCTTCGGCAGAAAACCTTCGAAAGGCGTTAACCCGGATGAAGCGGTGGCCATTGGTGCTGCGATCCAGGGTGGTGTTTTGACTGGTGAAGTGAAAGACGTACTTCTTTTGGACGTTATTCCATTGTCTTTGGGTATCGAAACATTGGGCGGTGTATTCACTAAACTGATCGATGCGAACACGACAATCCCATCCAAAAAGACCGAAACATTCTCGACTGCTGCTGATAACCAGCCATCTGTTGAGATTCATGTATTGCAAGGTGAACGCCCGATGGCTACCCAGAACCGTACATTAGGACGTTTCCACTTGTCGGACATTCCACCGGCACAACGCGGAACGCCACAAATTGAAGTAACATTTGACGTCGATGCAAACGGTATCCTGCATGTGTCTGCGAAAGATAAAGGCACAAACAAAGAGCAGAAAATCCGTATCGAAGCGTCAAGCGGCTTAACCGACGCAGAAATCACACGGATGCGTGAAGAAGCGAAAGCGAACGAAGCAGCTGATAAAGCGGAACGTGAAAAAATCGAGAAAATCAACGCTGCCGACAGCCTGATCTTCTCTACAGATAAACAATTAAAAGAATTCGGCGACAAGCTTTCTGCTGGAAACAAAACAGCAATTGAAGGAGCATTAGCGGAATTGAGAACCGCGCACCAAAGCCAGGATCTTGCAGGAATTGACACTGCAATGGAGAAATTGAATGGCGCATGGCAAGCCGCTTCTCAGGAAATGTACGCACAAGGCGGTGCAGAAGGCCAACCCGCAGACGCGCAGCCAGGCGGACCAACCGGTAACCCAGGCGCTGCGAACAACGGCAATCCTACCGACGATGTGACGGATGTAAATTTCGAGGAAGTCAAATAA